One region of Thiorhodovibrio frisius genomic DNA includes:
- a CDS encoding sensor histidine kinase, which yields MHERLGAIVASSTFRLALLYVALLATSMVFLLGFTYWSTAGYMARQTDATINAEIRGLAEQYRRRGLGGLTAVIAERLRRDPGGAALYLLVDDDGQALVGNLNRWPPDPVASTGWMDFRVRDPAGVQSSEQGRAMAARAKVFRLRGDLRLLVGRDVRELSAVRDLMLDALWSGLAITAALALLGGWLISASVVRRLEAVNQVSREIMEGDLSRRVPADGSGDEFDQLAANLNRMLARIEQLMASVREVSDNIAHDLRTPLTRLRAKLELLVQGQLPPAARTEAEEAVTDAEELLATFNALLRIARIESGSRRAAFASFNLADLVRDLAELYEPLAAEREQRLEVTAPAELWLVGDRDLLFQACANLVDNAIKYTPAIGLIALAASGQGREVRVTVADSGPGIPPEWREKVCERFFRLDGSRSSPGSGLGLSLVRAVAELHRGKLELGDNAPGLRASILISAAG from the coding sequence GTGCATGAGCGGCTGGGTGCGATTGTGGCGAGTTCCACTTTTCGCCTGGCTCTTTTGTATGTGGCGTTGCTTGCAACCTCCATGGTCTTTTTGCTTGGTTTTACCTACTGGTCGACGGCTGGCTACATGGCGCGCCAGACGGATGCAACCATTAACGCCGAAATTCGCGGTCTTGCCGAGCAGTATCGGCGTCGCGGGCTCGGGGGGCTGACAGCGGTGATCGCTGAGCGCTTGCGGCGTGATCCTGGCGGGGCGGCGCTCTATCTGCTGGTGGATGATGACGGGCAGGCGCTAGTGGGCAATCTCAACCGCTGGCCACCGGACCCCGTTGCATCGACTGGGTGGATGGATTTTCGCGTGCGCGATCCGGCTGGCGTGCAATCCTCTGAGCAGGGTCGGGCCATGGCGGCACGGGCGAAGGTGTTTCGGCTGCGCGGGGACCTGCGCCTGCTGGTTGGGCGCGATGTGCGCGAATTGAGCGCGGTGCGGGACTTGATGCTGGACGCGCTCTGGTCCGGGCTCGCCATCACTGCCGCGCTGGCGCTGCTGGGTGGTTGGCTGATCAGTGCCAGCGTGGTGCGACGGTTGGAGGCGGTGAATCAGGTGAGCCGCGAGATTATGGAGGGCGACCTGTCGCGGCGGGTGCCTGCCGATGGCAGTGGCGATGAGTTCGACCAGCTTGCCGCGAACCTCAACCGGATGCTCGCGCGCATTGAGCAACTGATGGCCAGTGTACGCGAGGTTTCCGACAATATTGCGCACGATCTGCGCACGCCGCTGACGCGTTTGCGCGCCAAGTTGGAGCTGCTGGTGCAGGGCCAGCTTCCGCCCGCTGCGCGAACGGAAGCTGAAGAGGCAGTGACCGATGCCGAGGAATTGCTGGCCACCTTCAACGCCTTGTTACGCATCGCGCGGATCGAGTCAGGCAGTCGCCGAGCCGCCTTCGCGTCTTTTAACCTTGCGGACTTGGTGCGCGATCTCGCCGAGCTTTATGAGCCTTTGGCTGCCGAACGCGAGCAGCGTCTGGAGGTGACGGCGCCGGCCGAGCTCTGGTTGGTGGGTGACCGGGATCTGCTGTTTCAGGCATGTGCAAATCTAGTGGATAATGCGATCAAATACACGCCGGCGATTGGCTTGATCGCACTGGCAGCAAGCGGGCAAGGGCGCGAGGTGCGCGTGACGGTGGCGGATTCCGGGCCAGGCATTCCGCCTGAGTGGCGCGAGAAGGTTTGCGAGCGTTTTTTTCGCCTGGACGGCAGTCGCTCAAGTCCCGGCAGTGGGCTTGGGTTGAGCCTGGTGCGCGCGGTTGCTGAGCTGCACAGGGGGAAGCTTGAACTCGGCGACAACGCACCCGGCTTGCGGGCCAGCATTCTCATTTCGGCGGCGGGTTGA
- a CDS encoding RDD family protein: MYCPECGTQLITKRKFCPSCGYPIINIDTTDGQITACPPIKSITAKEKLEVKKQPKVSGYAQTYLTPWKRIGAGIVDIFISLIVGFVLGLVFMLLLVQNSIDQNQLDSQLDGIGILVWWIYFAALESSSLQATFGKIAFGLKVTDLYGGQIGFWKASARHWGKLISTLTLFVGFLIMFFTKNKQSLHDLISNCLVIENAGRAN, encoded by the coding sequence ATGTATTGCCCTGAATGTGGAACCCAGCTTATAACAAAAAGAAAATTCTGTCCTAGCTGTGGATATCCTATAATCAATATTGATACCACAGACGGCCAAATCACCGCCTGCCCTCCAATAAAATCAATAACTGCTAAGGAAAAATTAGAGGTAAAAAAACAGCCTAAAGTTTCTGGATATGCACAAACTTATTTAACGCCTTGGAAGAGAATCGGGGCTGGAATTGTGGATATTTTTATAAGTTTAATAGTGGGATTTGTTCTCGGACTAGTTTTTATGCTATTACTAGTGCAAAATTCTATAGATCAAAATCAACTTGATTCCCAATTAGACGGTATTGGCATTTTAGTCTGGTGGATATATTTTGCAGCATTGGAAAGCTCAAGTCTGCAAGCTACTTTTGGAAAAATTGCATTTGGATTAAAGGTTACGGATCTTTATGGCGGACAAATTGGTTTTTGGAAGGCAAGCGCCCGACATTGGGGAAAATTAATTTCTACATTAACCCTGTTTGTCGGTTTCTTAATAATGTTTTTTACAAAAAATAAACAGTCTTTACACGATTTAATATCTAATTGCTTAGTAATTGAAAATGCCGGACGAGCAAATTAA
- a CDS encoding site-specific integrase: MAKRNDKDGLHQRKDSPYWWASYKDSGGKRVRCSTGTQDREEAAALLAKWKLEAFQQKQWNAPESATFEQVMLYFLDETESVKRSHKDDLLHARNLRESFENEDMRALTPVAVGEHIARRKKDGVSNATINRELSLLSAAINRYNRDFIDSLPNPAKGRRLQEPEARIRYLTRREAENLIAQAETAFRAPHLPDFIRLALHTGCRAQEMLGLEWSRVDLEGRLIFLERQHTKAGRRRSVPLNDVAYKAIQSRQVFCQEHCPDSPWVFCNGQGQRITTVKKSFATACRKAGIEDFRIHDLRHTCAAWLTTAGVPTPEIRDLLGHASITMTEKYAHLAPDNIRRAVGALEG; the protein is encoded by the coding sequence ATGGCCAAACGAAACGACAAAGACGGCCTGCACCAAAGGAAAGACTCGCCATACTGGTGGGCGAGCTACAAAGACTCAGGCGGGAAGAGAGTTAGATGCTCGACTGGGACCCAGGACAGGGAAGAAGCCGCAGCGCTCCTTGCGAAATGGAAGTTAGAGGCATTTCAGCAAAAGCAATGGAATGCTCCCGAGTCAGCCACGTTTGAACAAGTCATGCTGTACTTTCTTGACGAGACCGAATCTGTCAAGCGAAGTCACAAGGATGATTTGTTGCACGCAAGAAATCTTCGCGAGAGTTTTGAAAACGAAGATATGCGTGCGCTGACGCCGGTTGCGGTTGGGGAACATATTGCTCGGCGAAAGAAAGATGGTGTTTCTAACGCTACGATTAATCGCGAGCTTTCTTTGTTATCAGCCGCGATTAATCGTTACAACCGGGACTTTATAGATAGCTTGCCGAATCCAGCGAAAGGGCGAAGACTGCAAGAGCCGGAAGCGAGGATTCGCTATCTGACCAGAAGGGAAGCTGAAAACTTGATTGCGCAGGCGGAAACCGCTTTTCGGGCACCACATTTGCCAGACTTTATTCGTCTGGCCTTGCACACCGGCTGCCGTGCTCAGGAGATGTTGGGGCTGGAGTGGTCTCGGGTGGACCTGGAAGGGCGCCTGATCTTTCTTGAAAGACAGCATACCAAGGCGGGAAGGCGGCGTTCGGTGCCGCTAAATGATGTGGCTTACAAGGCAATTCAGAGTCGCCAGGTATTCTGCCAAGAACATTGTCCTGACAGTCCTTGGGTGTTCTGCAACGGCCAGGGCCAGCGGATCACAACGGTGAAGAAAAGTTTTGCGACAGCTTGTCGGAAAGCTGGGATCGAGGATTTTCGCATCCACGATCTCCGCCACACCTGCGCGGCATGGCTGACCACCGCTGGGGTGCCAACACCAGAGATCCGGGATCTTCTAGGGCATGCTTCGATCACGATGACCGAAAAGTACGCCCATCTCGCACCCGATAACATTCGTCGGGCGGTAGGCGCACTGGAAGGGTAA
- a CDS encoding response regulator transcription factor: MRVLLVEDDVQLGAYLKKALAEIGALVDVAEDGREGLLMAASSEYDLLLLDRLLPQVDGLTILRTLRASGDRTPVLILSALGDVDDRVEGLRAGGDDYLVKPPVFSELQARIEALMRRTSPAEAASTRLRLGDLEMDLLAREVTRAGERIALQPREFRLLEYLLRHAGQVVTRTMLLEHVWDYHFDPQTNVIDVHVSRLRGKIDKGFAYSLLHTVRGAGYVMRAPDAPESGS; this comes from the coding sequence ATGCGGGTGCTGTTGGTTGAGGATGATGTGCAGCTTGGTGCTTATCTGAAGAAAGCCCTGGCGGAGATCGGTGCTTTGGTGGATGTCGCCGAGGATGGCCGTGAGGGGTTGTTGATGGCGGCGAGCAGTGAGTACGACTTGTTGCTGCTTGACCGCCTCTTGCCGCAGGTGGATGGGTTGACGATTTTGCGGACCTTGCGTGCCTCGGGTGATCGCACGCCGGTGCTGATTCTCAGTGCGCTGGGCGATGTGGATGATCGGGTCGAAGGACTGCGTGCCGGGGGGGATGATTATCTGGTTAAGCCGCCGGTGTTTTCAGAGTTGCAGGCGCGGATCGAGGCGCTGATGCGGCGCACATCGCCGGCCGAGGCGGCCAGTACCCGTCTGCGGTTGGGAGATTTGGAAATGGATCTTTTGGCACGCGAGGTGACGCGCGCGGGTGAGCGGATCGCGCTGCAGCCGCGCGAGTTTCGGCTGCTGGAGTATTTGTTGCGACATGCCGGGCAGGTGGTGACGCGCACCATGTTGCTAGAGCATGTCTGGGATTATCATTTTGATCCTCAGACCAATGTGATCGATGTGCATGTCAGTCGCTTGCGTGGCAAGATCGATAAAGGCTTCGCCTATTCCTTATTACATACGGTGCGTGGGGCAGGCTATGTGATGCGGGCACCGGATGCGCCTGAGTCGGGGAGCTGA
- a CDS encoding YceI family protein produces MKIQNFAALTLAAVLTSATLPVAADWVLEPEQSHLSFISIKAKDIAEIHSFTQMTGRVDENGQVNLALQLDSVETLIPVRNERMREVLFKTTDYAQATLSAKIDPAVIDGMQVGDIGQLHGEAVLSLHGQEQPVTLKLQLAKVAPDVIFVASREPLVLDAEKFGLSDGIEQLREIAGLESISHAVAVNFVMTFVREPVAEDAPQD; encoded by the coding sequence ATGAAAATCCAAAATTTTGCTGCGCTCACACTGGCCGCTGTTCTGACAAGCGCCACGCTGCCCGTCGCCGCTGATTGGGTGTTGGAGCCTGAACAGTCGCATTTGTCCTTCATCTCGATCAAGGCCAAAGACATCGCCGAGATTCACAGCTTTACGCAGATGACTGGCCGGGTTGACGAGAATGGGCAGGTGAACCTAGCGCTGCAACTCGACAGTGTCGAGACGCTGATTCCTGTGCGCAATGAGCGCATGCGCGAGGTGCTGTTTAAGACCACCGATTATGCGCAGGCGACCCTGAGCGCCAAGATCGATCCGGCGGTGATTGATGGCATGCAGGTCGGCGATATCGGGCAGTTGCATGGCGAGGCGGTGCTGTCACTGCACGGACAGGAGCAGCCGGTGACCCTGAAGCTACAGCTGGCGAAGGTGGCGCCCGATGTGATTTTTGTCGCTAGCCGCGAGCCGCTGGTGTTGGATGCCGAAAAGTTTGGACTGAGCGACGGGATCGAGCAGTTGCGAGAGATCGCCGGTCTCGAGAGTATCAGTCACGCGGTGGCGGTGAATTTTGTGATGACTTTTGTGCGTGAGCCGGTCGCGGAGGACGCGCCGCAGGACTGA
- a CDS encoding tetratricopeptide repeat protein, producing the protein MSLIDEEAFKEMLGQAESGNTEPQLKLGDCYRVGHRLGFDMPLIDGIEPCIYWYQKAAEQGNKNAQRNLYKHYQMGIATDVDKEKAEYWRRKYAE; encoded by the coding sequence ATGTCTTTGATTGATGAAGAAGCCTTTAAAGAAATGCTTGGCCAGGCCGAAAGTGGAAATACAGAGCCTCAATTAAAGCTAGGGGATTGCTATAGAGTTGGGCATCGCCTAGGCTTTGATATGCCGCTTATTGACGGCATAGAACCGTGCATTTATTGGTATCAAAAAGCAGCCGAGCAAGGTAACAAAAATGCACAACGCAATTTGTATAAACATTATCAAATGGGTATCGCTACCGATGTAGATAAGGAAAAAGCTGAATACTGGCGGAGAAAATACGCCGAATAG